In Bacillota bacterium, the DNA window CGTCAGTCGGGAGGCCGGGGTCAGTATGGTCACGTTGTCCTGGAGATTGAGCCTCTGGAGCCCGGTGCCGGCTTCGAGTTTGAGAACAAGATCGTCGGTGGTGTGGTTCCCAAGGAGTATATCAAGCCCGTGGAAGACGGGGTCAAGGAAGCTATGGCCAGTGGCGTGTTGGCTGGGTATCCCATGGTGGATGTGCGGGTTTCCTTGGTCGACGGTTCCTACCACGAGGTTGACTCTTCGGAAATGGCCTTTAAGATCGCTGGATCCATCGGATTCAAAGAGGGTGCTCGCAAGGCGAATCCGGTACTACTTGAGCCCATCATGCAGGTGGAAGTGGTAACACCGGAGGAATTCATGGGCGATGTGATGGGTGACCTAAACTCTCGTCGAGGTAGAATCGAGGGAATGGAAGCCCGGGGTAATGCCCAGGCGATTCGAGCCCTTGTGCCGCTATCCAACATGTTTGGATATGCTACAGATTTGCGTTCTGCCACCCAGGGAAGAGCCACTTATACGATGCATTTCTCCCACTATGACGAAGTACCAGCTAGTCTAGCAGAGGAGATTATCTCCAAAATCGGTGGCGAGTAGGAAGCATACTAGGCCGAGATTCGTTAGCGCGGTCCGGCTAGAACAAGATTGAAGGGAGTTTATCCAGATGGCAAAGCAAAAGTTTGAACGAACTAAGCCGCACGTAAACATCGGTACCATCGGTCACGTAGACCATGGTAAGACCACTACTACAGCAGCGATCACCATGCTGTTGTCCAAGTTGGGCGGCGCTGA includes these proteins:
- the tuf gene encoding elongation factor Tu (EF-Tu; promotes GTP-dependent binding of aminoacyl-tRNA to the A-site of ribosomes during protein biosynthesis; when the tRNA anticodon matches the mRNA codon, GTP hydrolysis results; the inactive EF-Tu-GDP leaves the ribosome and release of GDP is promoted by elongation factor Ts; many prokaryotes have two copies of the gene encoding EF-Tu) — protein: MAKQKFERTKPHVNIGTIGHVDHGKTTTTAAITMLLSKLGGA